One window from the genome of Anopheles coluzzii chromosome X, AcolN3, whole genome shotgun sequence encodes:
- the LOC120951337 gene encoding protein GPR107: MSRRWTGPLRSAAALIVALLVSAAVARRHHLEVRDDFRRYILLSTFGFYAGGVLDVRVSHFRVDPGTEENMFGLSLDKTMSDSMNPYLDSHQDKCILTEPVAVQSNGPIVFFKMDLKQNVVHVSCSKDWQNIHLYKDRSGVPALRSKRQSFAEASDSKMVYMQRRRRSAYHVPESDDFAPGAAAIDGGSAATVCSKLTLPLEVKADDMFKYYSFNFAIYVATKQEEGLYNLYFHSCPNYAPNSLYELNFNVDIEEKNSGNYLSAGEMPLPALYFMMSVLFFLSGLFWVFILRKSKHPLFKIHYLMGVLVFLKSLSLMFHAINFHFIEVQGEHVEAWAILYYITHLLKGAVLIITIVLIGTGWTFIKHILADKDKKLFMIVIPLQVLANVAEIIIAESDEGDKEYGTWRNIFMLVDLLCCGAILFPVVWSIRHLQEAAGTDGKAAINLRKLKLFRQFYIMIVCYIYFTRIIVILLKITVAFQYAWLDEMFKEMATYVFFVLTGYKFRPVSQHPYFSLHGEDLDDDDDDGEVEILTQSGLSEGISKITNRSQPSANAASGTTMVESHEEERENLISKRESSHEYD, translated from the exons ATGAGCCGGAGGTGGACCGGACCGCTGCGGTCGGCGGCGGCACTGATCGTTGCACTGCTCGTGTCGGCCGCCGTCGCCCGACGGCACCACCTGGAAGTGCGG GATGATTTCCGCCGGTACATCTTGCTCAGCACGTTCGGGTTTTACGCCGGCGGAGTGCTCGACGTGCGGGTGTCCCACTTTCGCGTCGATCCGGGCACGGAGGAAAACATG TTTGGCCTTTCGTTGGACAAAACCATGTCCGATTCGATGAACCCGTACCTGGACTCGCACCAAGACAAATGCATACTGACCGAACCGGTCGCGGTACAGAGTAACGGACCGATCGTGTTCTTCAAGATGGACCTCAAGCAGAATGT CGTGCACGTCAGCTGTTCCAAGGATTGGCAGAACATTCACCTGTACAAGGATCGGAGCGGTGTGCCGGCCCTGCGCTCCAAGCGCCAATCGTTTGCCGAGGCCAGCGACTCGAAGATGGTGTACATGCAGCGGCGCCGCCGGTCCGCCTACCACGTGCCCGAGTCGGACGATTTTGCGCCGGGCGCGGCGGCCATCGACGGCGGCAGTGCGGCGACCGTCTGCAGCAAGCTAACACTGCCGCTCGAGGTGAAGGCGGACGATATGTTCAAGTACTACAGCTTCAAT TTTGCCATTTACGTCGCCACCAAGCAGGAGGAAGGGCTGTACAATCTGTACTTCCACAGCTGCCCGAACTACGCGCCGAACAGTCTGTACGAGCTGAACTTTAACGTCGACATCGAGGAGAAGAACAGTGGCAACTATCTGTCCGCGGGCGAGATGCCGCTGCCGGCCCTGTACTTCATGATGTCGGTGCTGTTCTTCCTGTCCGGTCTGTTCTGGGTGTTTATACTGCGCAAGAGCAAGCATCCGCTGTTCAAGATCCACTATCTGATGGGGGTGCTGGTGTTTCTCAAGTCGCTGTCGCTGATGTTCCACGCGATCAACTTCCACTTTATCGAGGTGCAGGGCGAGCACGTGGAAGCGTGGGCCATACTTTACTACATTACCCATCT CCTCAAGGGAGCGGTGCTAATCATCACGATCGTGCTGATCGGCACCGGTTGGACGTTCATCAAGCACATACTGGCGGACAAGGACAAGAAGCTGTTCATGATCGTCATTCCGCTGCAGGTGCTGGCTAACGTGGCCGAGATCATCATTGCCGAGAGCGACGAGGGCGACAAGGAGTACGGTACCTGGCGGAACATTTTCATGCTGGTCGATCTGCTGTGCTGTGGCGCCATCCTGTTCCCGGTCGTCTGGTCGATCCGGCACCTCCAGGAGGCGGCCGGCACGGACGGCAAGGCGGCGATCAACCTGCGCAAGCTGAAGCTGTTCCGCCAGTTCTACATCATGATCGTGTGCTACATCTACTTTACGCGCATCATTGTAATTCTGCTCAAG ATTACGGTCGCATTCCAGTACGCCTGGCTGGATGAAATGTTCAAGGAGATGGCCACCTACGTGTTCTTCGTACTGACCGGATACAAGTTCCGGCCCGTGTCGCAGCATCCCTACTTTTCGCTGCACGGCGAGGATCtggatgacgatgacgatgatggcgAGGTCGAGAT tTTGACGCAGTCCGGACTGAGTGAGGGTATCAGCAAGATCACTAACCGATCGCAACCGTCTGCAAATGCTGCGTCCGGTACAACCATGGTAGAGTCACACGAAGAGGAACGCGAGAATTTAATCAGCAAGCGAGAATCGTCTCACGAGTACGactaa
- the LOC120955720 gene encoding sorting nexin-25: MRVQYWIGAIAAVLCAVCVYSPIFLYFLLFVLYSLVLIAVAVFGTIYVHYKLTNREPVSYVDQGEDQQANVLYNATRSPLFGNGTPGSSPGISRHQGGRSAGGTGGSTGGSGQPQLPIIFGRTVDGLLQQIIDNAMRDLVGPALELVVANPRRIVELLREDIWLSIEKLHERAARIDAPKLIACDFVAKVTLHLQKIRRQTAAATNGGTKREGGPAEATGEQADPVVTASYLASTEKELDFLKKIGEILVIFLLPRGYSLSPVKDLLSEVLAYRVLHPAIHYLTAPDFINQQIVECIETRLVAVAIQKRSHEYAANFEDFLRIIDMTQTVEELQSIRASIVSDIRQATAMQTMQRTRGGFAMAACDGADTGGSADNGGASGGDGEPAAATQRLKRYIQQLSYAKSQCEQCLARLGWEGCVSNDVDLSLADILSTVGGRRALTAFLEPLNAASLVGYYTTVEELRRAARSAWHQLGAEIFYTYVRAPSSEIPLDKATRKRMEAFLVGDVGGPDVFYEVQRECLALLEQKYYRPFLLSDEYGRLKRSLTQDEFKELIASSGTSGVSGGGCGGLENELMLQHATSQDSQESQESSTGSTANGGGGEGATDPALADLSNHSQYARNKLDRLDEKLANKQQALEALKQSLKPDSKLLLMLEREIEWLRGERRQLESHLLRTAVWGEYLGSWRAIVESVDFSDDREPPQFMIVVQVDEMNDYGSGGSGGRDDTTVTTALEATDTISTGWVVVRSLAQFHALHRKLRPMCVELRQLDLPSNNAFKLFLLKNDRALLEKAKAQVQRYLSFILEDDHLNQSEAVYEFLSPSSDRLKQGVLTGNPSPSKKQTSKFSLATIFRSNSDKLEQLWHVGSGGGAGGERPFGSGGGGGTDHHPDFTPEDADQVSLYLEGGPAPSGPSSSGASPPTDGAAVAMELRDSIAEPLYGLLGEIFDLGGVFRWLRKSLISFVQITYGQTINRQLRESIAALFDEPMLHAYASAVLRSLWPGGGTLQADGVRLLPSAERTEDEREMIMNAARSLLQDNIPELLCSLIGAQNARQGALKLFEVLQNSLYNKQLFYDLLETLMLELFPEIRQLKPAAAGSTGNCATVAPGHATGSSSSSTVLRPREYHHQPAAAGSSPAAPIYSPPTPTGAVGSASGTPIRSIS; the protein is encoded by the exons ATGAGGGTACAGTACTGGATCGGTGCGATAGCAGCTGTCCTCTGTGCCGTGTGCGTGTACTCGCCCATTTTCCTTTACTTTCTGCTGTTCGTCCTCTACTCGTTGGTGCTGATTGCTGTCG CGGTGTTTGGCACCATCTATGTGCACTACAAGCTAACCAACCGTGAACCGGTCTCGTACGTCGACCAAGGGGAAGACCAGCAAGCGAATGTCCTGTACAATGCCACACG CTCGCCGCTGTTTGGCAACGGTACGCCCGGATCCTCGCCCGGGATCTCCCGCCACCAGGGGGGCCGTTCGGCGGGCGGCACCGGTGGATCGACAGGCGGGTCCGGCCAGCCCCAGCTGCCGATCATCTTCGGGCGCACGGTCGACgggctgctgcagcagatcATCGACAACGCGATGCGCGATCTGGTCGGGCCGGCCCTAGAGCTGGTGGTCGCGAACCCGCGCCGCATCGTCGAGCTGCTGCGCGAGGACATCTGGCTCAGCATTGAGAAGCTGCACGAGCGGGCCGCCCGCATCGACGCACCGAAGCTGATCGCTTGCGACTTTGTTGCGAAGGTGACGCTGCATCTACAAAAGATCCGCCGGCAAACGGCGGCGGCCACGAACGGCGGGACTAAGCGTGAGGGTGGGCCAGCGGAGGCTACGGGCGAACAAGCCGATCCCGTCGTGACCGCCTCCTACCTCGCGTCGACCGAGAAGGAGCTCGACTTTCTCAAGAAGATTGGCGAGATACTGGTCATCTTTCTGCTACCGCGCGGCTACTCGCTCTCCCCGGTGAAGGATCTGCTGAGCGAGGTGCTCGCCTACCGGGTGCTGCACCCGGCGATCCACTACCTGACCGCGCCCGACTTCATCAACCAGCAGATCGTGGAGTGCATCGAGACGCGGCTGGTCGCGGTCGCGATCCAGAAGCGCAGCCACGAGTACGCGGCCAACTTCGAGGACTTTCTGCGCATCATCGACATGACGCAGACGGTCGAGGAACTGCAGTCGATACGGGCGAGCATCGTGAGCGACATCCGGCAGGCGACGGCTATGCAAACGATGCAGCGGACCCGGGGCGGCTTCGCGATGGCGGCCTGTGACGGCGCCGACACGGGCGGGTCGGCCGACAACGGTGGTGCCAGCGGTGGTGATGGGGAGCCGGCGGCCGCCACCCAGCGCCTGAAGCGCTACATCCAGCAGCTGTCGTACGCGAAAAGCCAGTGCGAACAGTGTCTGGCGCGGCTCGGCTGGGAGGGATGCGTGAGCAACGATGTGGACCTGTCGCTCGCCGACATCCTGTCCACGGTCGGGGGTCGCCGCGCGCTCACCGCATTCCTCGAGCCGCTCAACGCGGCCAGCCTGGTCGGGTACTACACGACGGTGGAGGAGCTGCGCCGGGCGGCCCGCTCCGCCTGGCACCAGCTCGGGGCGGAGATTTTCTACACGTACGTGCGGGCACCCAGCTCGGAGATCCCGCTCGACAAAGCGACGCGCAAGCGCATGGAGGCGTTCCTGGTCGGGGACGTCGGCGGCCCGGACGTGTTCTACGAGGTGCAGCGTGAGTGTCTGGCGCTGCTCGAGCAGAAATACTACCGGCCGTTCCTGCTGAGCGACGAGTACGGCCGGCTGAAGCGGTCGCTGACGCAGGACGAGTTTAAGGAGCTGATCGCGTCGAGCGGTACAAGCGGCGTCAGCGGCGGTGGATGCGGCGGGCTCGAGAACGAGCTGATGCTGCAGCACGCCACCAGTCAGGACAGCCAGGAGAGCCAGGAAAGCTCGACAGGCAGCACGGCGAACGGGGGCGGCGGCGAGGGTGCCACCGATCCGGCCCTGGCCGATCTGAGCAACCATTCGCAGTACGCGCGCAACAAGCTGGACCGGCTGGACGAGAAGTTGGCGAATAAGCAGCAGGCGCTGGAAGCGCTGAAGCAATCGCTCAAGCCCGACTcgaagctgctgctgatgctggagCGGGAGATCGAATGGCTGCGGGGCGAGCGCCGCCAACTCGAGTCGCACCTGCTGCGCACCGCCGTTTGGGGCGAGTATCTCGGCAGCTGGCGGGCGATCGTCGAGAGCGTCGACTTTTCCGACGACCGGGAGCCGCCCCAGTTTATGATCGTGGTGCAGGTGGACGAGATGAACGACTACGGTAGCGGTGGTAGTGGCGGACGGGACGACACCACCGTCACGACGGCACTCGAGGCGACCGACACGATCTCGAccgggtgggtggtggtgcggtCGCTCGCCCAGTTCCACGCCCTACACCGCAAGCTGCGCCCGATGTGCGTGGAGCTGCGCCAACTCGATCTGCCCTCGAACAACGCGTTCAAGCTGTTCTTGCTCAAGAACGATCGGGCTCTGCTGGAGAAGGCCAAGGCGCAGGTCCAGCGCTATCTCAGCTTCATCCTCGAGGACGACCACCTGAACCAGAGCGAGGCGGTGTACGAGTTCCTCAGCCCGAGCTCGGACCGGCTGAAGCAGGGCGTGCTGACCGGCAACCCGTCGCCGTCGAAGAAGCAGACTTCTAAGTTTTCGCTTGCCACCATCTTCCGCAGCAACAGCGACAAGCTGGAGCAGCTCTGGCATGTCGggagcggtggtggtgctggcggcGAGCGCCCGTTTGgcagtggcggcggtggcggcaccGACCACCATCCCGACTTCACGCCGGAAGACGCCGACCAGGTGTCACTGTATCTGGAGGGTGGTCCCGCACCGTCCGGCCCCAGCTCGTCCGGCGCCTCCCCGCCCACCGACGGTGCCGCCGTCGCGATGGAGCTGCGCGACTCGATTGCCGAGCCGCTGTACGGGCTGCTCGGCGAGATATTCGATCTCGGCGGCGTGTTTCGCTGGCTGCGCAAGAGCCTCATCTCGTTCGTGCAGATCACGTACGGGCAGACGATCAACCGGCAGCTGCGCGAATCGATCGCCGCCCTGTTCGACGAGCCGATGCTGCACGCGTACGCCAGTGCCGTCCTGCGCAGCCTCTGGCCGGGCGGCGGCACGCTGCAGGCGGACGGCGTCCGGCTCCTGCCGTCCGCCGAGCGTACCGAGGACGAGCGCGAGATGATCATGAACGCGGCCCGGTCCCTGCTGCAGGACAACATACCGGAGCTGCTGTGCAGCCTGATCGGGGCGCAGAACGCGCGCCAGGGTGCGCTCAAGCTGTTCGAGGTGCTCCAGAACTCGCTCTACAACAAGCAGCTGTTTTACGATCTGCTCGAAACGCTCATGCTGGAGCTGTTCCCGGAGATACGCCAGCTCAAACCGGCCGCGGCGGGCAGCACCGGCAATTGTGCGACCGTCGCGCCCGGCCACGCTACcggcagtagtagcagcagcacggtcCTGCGGCCACGCGAGTACCACCATCAACCGGCAGCggcgggttcgtcgcctgccgCACCGATCTATTCACCACCGACGCCAACGGGGGCGGTGGGTTCCGCTTCGGGAACACCTATTAGAAGCATATCAtaa